The proteins below come from a single Methanoculleus sp. SDB genomic window:
- a CDS encoding tryptophan--tRNA ligase has product MQPEINPWSVQAAPDAERLFTDFGIEPIGSLTDRIENPPPFLRRGIVVGHRDYGMIVDAIEQKTPFHVLTGFMPSGHPHLGHLMVMKEVVWHVQAGGCGYVAIADREAHAVRQTPWDACRRFGKEYLLCLYALGFEGTTYFQSDNTTLKDLAFEAATKVNFSDLSAIYGFSQDTGLAHAMSVITQVADILYPQIDAGPAPTIVPVGVDQDPHIRLTRDVAFKLRMFTVERREEYVSVRSKNAPEGAIEAVSDAFPGSKRYEGHVDIHGIDPGLVQEVARRIERDFGGFGFYSPSSTYHLFMPGLQGGKMSSSVPESSFTFFEPGDSIKKKVMNALTGGRTTREEQERLGGEPDGCPVFQLNRFHMEEDDSELAEIRRACMAGELLCGTCKKQTHARVAAFIEDFRERMQSVRHLVEEAYGPDTE; this is encoded by the coding sequence ATGCAGCCGGAAATCAATCCCTGGTCAGTACAGGCAGCGCCTGATGCCGAGAGACTCTTCACCGATTTCGGTATCGAACCGATCGGTTCGCTTACAGACAGGATAGAGAACCCTCCGCCGTTTCTCCGCCGCGGCATTGTGGTCGGGCACCGGGACTACGGCATGATAGTCGATGCAATCGAACAAAAAACACCGTTCCACGTCCTCACGGGGTTCATGCCGTCCGGCCACCCCCACCTCGGACATCTCATGGTGATGAAGGAGGTCGTCTGGCATGTTCAGGCGGGCGGATGCGGGTACGTGGCGATCGCCGATCGCGAAGCGCACGCCGTCCGCCAGACGCCCTGGGATGCGTGCCGCAGGTTCGGGAAGGAATACCTTCTCTGCCTCTACGCCCTCGGGTTCGAGGGGACGACATATTTCCAGAGTGACAACACCACCCTCAAGGATCTCGCATTTGAGGCTGCGACGAAGGTGAACTTCTCGGATCTCTCGGCCATCTACGGGTTCTCACAGGATACCGGCCTTGCCCACGCGATGAGCGTCATCACGCAGGTTGCCGATATCCTCTACCCCCAGATCGACGCAGGGCCGGCACCCACGATCGTGCCCGTGGGAGTCGATCAGGATCCTCATATCAGGCTGACCCGTGACGTGGCATTCAAGCTCCGGATGTTTACCGTGGAGCGGCGCGAGGAGTACGTGAGCGTGCGATCGAAAAACGCACCTGAGGGCGCGATCGAGGCGGTATCCGACGCATTCCCGGGATCGAAACGGTACGAAGGCCACGTGGATATTCACGGGATCGATCCGGGTTTGGTGCAGGAGGTCGCCCGGCGGATCGAACGCGACTTCGGAGGATTCGGGTTTTATTCGCCGTCTTCGACCTATCATCTTTTCATGCCCGGGCTGCAGGGCGGAAAGATGTCCTCGTCGGTACCCGAAAGCTCGTTTACGTTCTTCGAACCGGGCGATTCCATCAAAAAGAAGGTCATGAACGCCCTGACCGGCGGACGGACGACACGCGAAGAGCAGGAGCGGCTCGGCGGCGAACCGGACGGGTGCCCGGTTTTCCAGCTCAACCGCTTCCACATGGAAGAGGACGATTCGGAGCTGGCCGAGATCCGCCGTGCATGCATGGCGGGCGAGCTGCTCTGCGGGACATGCAAAAAACAGACGCATGCCCGGGTGGCTGCGTTTATCGAGGATTTCCGGGAGCGGATGCAGAGTGTCCGGCATCTCGTGGAGGAAGCATATGGACCTGACACAGAATGA